CGCATCATCCTGCGTGCCGAGAAGCTTCTGCGTAGCGGCGGCGCGCTGGTGATGGAACACGACATTTCGCAGGCTCAATTGCTGACCGACTTTGCCAGAACCCACGGTTTCAGCACGGCACACACCGGCGATGACCTTTCCGGCCGGCCGCGTTATCTTTTTGCCGTCAAAGAGTAAACGGTTTCTATTAAGGGCGATGAATGCTGGAAGTTTTTGCTGCTCTGACTATTGCGGCATTGTCCGAGTGTTTGAATATTTCGGTTGCTTGAAGTAATACGATCGCAGCTCGTCGTTGGAATCCCAATGAAGTCGGGGCGCAATGATGCAATTAAGACATGCGTTGTGTTGGAGGCAATATATGAGCGACGTTCGTGCGATTGATGACGAATCCCTTACTTTGGCAGCAAAGATTGTCAAAGACGGAGGCCTTGTCGTCTTGCCGACCGACACGGTTTACGGCGTAGCCGCAAGTCCTTTCAGTGCCAAAGCCGTAAGCCGCATTTACGAGGCGAAGCGGCGCCCGCGCAGCAAGGCGCTGCAGGTGCTGCTGTCATCGGTCGATGACCTGGACGGGCTTGGATTGTATCTCCCGGTGCCGTTGGACCGGCTTTCCAAGGCTTTCCTGCCTGGCCCGTTTTCTCCAATTGCCGTGGCCAAGGTTGGTTCGAAACTGGTCACGCTACGCGAGGAAATGAACGGAAGCAAAACCCAAGCCGTGCGCGTGCCGGATTCTGAAGCTTGCCTCAAGACGTTGCGTGCCACTGGGCCGCTGGCTTGTTCGAGTGCGAACCGCAGCGGGGGAGAAAGCCCGCAAACGGTTCAGGAAGCTGTGGCCGCGCTTGGTGATGACGTCGATTTGTATCTTGACGGAGGGCCTACCACGAGCCATGTCGCGAGCACGGTGGTTGCCGCCGATCCGAACGAACGCGACGGCATTTCAATTGTGCGTGAGGGCGTTATCAGCGAGGTGCAGGTACGCAGCGCGTTGATGGATGCCGAAGGCGGGAGTCTGAACGCGTGAGAGTCTACCTGTTCATTGCCGCGATTGCGGGAGGGGCCACTTGGCTGGTCACCCCTCTGATCCGCCATCTCGCCATCGAAATCGGTGCGGTCGGCGAAGTTCGCGCGCGTGATGTGCATACGGTGCCGACTCCGCGTATGGGCGGGCTGGCGATGCTCATAGGACTTACGGTGGCGATTGTGTTTGCCAGCAAAATGCCTTTCATATCAGGCCTTTTCGTTGGCTCGTATCAGGCGTGGGTGGTGCTCGCCGGTGCTGTGCTGATTTGTCTTCTTGGTGTGGCAGACGACCTATGGGATCTGGATTGGATGCTCAAACTTGCTGGCCAGCTCCTGATTTCCGTCTTCGTGGCATGGGGCGGGGTACAGATTATTTTCTTGCCGTTCGGCTCGTTGGTGACGGCTTCGCCAAGCATTTCCATGGCCATTACGGCTTTCCTTATTGTCGCTTCAATTAATGCGGTCAACTTTGTTGACGGGCTCGACGGCCTTGCCTCCGGTATCGTCGCCATCGGTGGCATCGCGTTCGCTGTCTATTCCTACGTCATCGCGCGTTCCACGCCGAGTTACGCCTCGATGGCCACATTGCTCGACGTTGCTCTGGTCGGCATCTGTGTCGGCTTTTTGCTGCATAACTGGCATCCGGCGAAGCTCTTTATGGGCGATTCCGGCTCGATGCTTTTGGGCTATATGATTACCTGCGCGTCGATTATCATGACCGGCCATCTCGACCCGGCTTCCGTGCATACCAGCCTTTATCTGCCGGCGTTTATGCCGATTCTGCTGCCGATTCTGGTACTCTTCCTGCCCGTTCTCGACATGTGCCTGGCCATCGTGCGCCGCCTGAGCAAAGGCCAGTCGCCGATGCACCCCGACCGTATGCATCTGCACCACCGCATGCTGCGAATCGGCCACAGCGTGCAGGGCGCAGTGCTGATTCTTTGGGGTTGGGCGGCGCTGATCTCCTTCGGCTCGATTATGATTCTCTTCTTCCGCTGGCAATATGTGGCCATCGGCATGATTATCGCAGCCGTGATCCTGACAATATGCACGATGTCCCCGTACCTGATGCGACGGTGGTTGGAATTGCAAAAAGAGGAGGACCCGGACGTGCGCAATGCGCGACATTCCCGAAAGCACAAGTAACCACAACAAATGGTGACGCTCGTCACCCCGCGCCCATATAGTTGTGCTATGGCTTTAAATTCTCAACCTGATATCCAGTCATCCTACAATCCATTGCCTCCCGTTTTTGCAAAAATGGGATTGGCTTACGATGATGTATTACTTCTGCCCAACGAGACCGACGTCATTCCCTCTCACGTGGACACCACCACGCATCTGACCCGCGAAATCACCATGAAGGTGCCCGTGCTCTCCGCGGCTATGGACACCGTCACCGAATCTGATATGGCCATTGCTATGGCCCGCAACGGCGGCATCGGCGTGCTGCACCGCAACCTTTCCATCGACGACCAGGCCTCGCAGGTCGACATCGTCAAGCGCAGCGAATCGGGCATGATTACCGACCCGCTCACCGTCAACCCCGAGGCCACCCTTGCCGATCTCGACAAGCTGTGTGGCCGTTTCCATATTTCGGGCCTTCCCGTGGTCGATAGCGACAACAAGCTGCTCGGCATCATCACCAACCGAGACATGCGTTTCATCGCGTCCGAAGATTACGACAAGCTCAAGGTCAAGGACGTCATGACCAAGGACGGGCTCATCACCGGTCCGGCGAATATCTCACGTGAAGACGCCCACGACCTCCTTGCCAAGCACAAGGTCGAAAAGCTACCGCTGGTCGACGACGAAGGCAAGCTCGCCGGGCTTATCACCGTCAAGGACTTCGTGAAGACCGAACAGTATCCGGACGCCACCAAGGACGACCAAGGCCGTTTGCGCGTGGCCGCCGGTATCGGCTTCCTCGGCGACGCCTGGCAGCGTGCTTCCGCTCTGATGGAGGCCGGTGTCGACGTGCTCGTGGTCGATACCGCCAACGGTGAAGCGCATCTCGCTCTCGATATGATCAAGCGGCTCAAGTCCGACCGCGCCTTCAACGGCGTGCAGATCATCGGCGGCAACGTGGCGACCGCTTCCGGCGCTCAGGCCATGATCGACGCCGGCGTCGATGCCGTCAAGGTAGGCGTGGGCCCTGGCTCCATCTGCACCACGCGCGTGGTCGCCGGTGTTGGTGTTCCGCAGCTTACGGCCGTCTATGACGCGGCTCAGGTCTGCCGTGCGGCCGGCGTGCCTTGCATCGCCGACGGTGGCATCCACTATTCCGGCGACATCGCCAAGGCGCTTGTGGCCGGAGCTTCGACCGTCATGCTCGGCGGCGCGCTCGCCGGCTGCGACGAGACTCCGGGCGAAAAGGTGCTGCTGCACGGCAAGCAGTACAAGCTTTACCGCGGCATGGGCTCGCTCGGTGCGATGGCCCCGCGTGGCAAGAAGTCCTACTCCAAGGACCGCTACTTCCAAGCCGACGTCACCAGCAACGACAAGGTCATCCCCGAAGGCGTCGAAGGAGAGGTGCCGTATCGCGGCTCCCTCAATGCGGTGCTCTACCAGATGATTGGCGGCCTGCACCAGTCGATGTTCTACATCGGTGCCCATAACATCAAGGAAATGGCCGAAAAAGGTCGCTTCATCCGTATCACCACAGCCGGCCTGCGCGAATCGCATCCGCACGACATCGTGATGACCACGGAGGCCCCGAACTACAGCGGTTTCCACAACGACTGATCGATTGAATTAAATAAAGGTAATGGAGGGACATTTGATTGTGTTTCTCCATTACTTTTATTGTCTACTAAAAAGATGGAAAATTGTTGCCAGTCAGCCATGTGAGATAGTGTATAGAGTTCTGTTAGTGGCAGTGAAAGGGTCAATATTATGGTGAATGCTCAGGATGACGAGACGTATTCGGCGGAGGATTCCCGCCTGATTTGGATCGACTGCGAGATGACCGGCCTCGATATTTTCGGCGGCGACGAACTCGTGGAAGTCTCCGTGGTGCCGACCGATTTCAATCTCAAGGTGCTCGACGAGGGCGTGGACTACGTCATCAAGCCGTCGCAGAAGGCCGTCGACCACATGGGCGACTTTGTGCGCGCAATGCACACCCGTTCCGGCCTGATCAACGAGTGGGAGACCGGGCTGAGCCTGGCCGACGCCGAAAAGAAGGTCACCGAGTATGTCGCCCGCTTCACGCCTGACGGGGTCAAGCCGCTGCTCGCCGGCAACACCATTGGCAGCGACAAGAAGTTCCTCGACCACTTCATGCCGAACTTCATGAGTCATCTGCATTATCGCAGCATCGACGTCAGCACCATCAAGGAGCTCGCACGTCGCTGGTATCCGGCGGTCTACATGAACCGTCCGCCCAAGAACGGCGGCCACCGTGCGCTCGCTGACATCATCGAGTCGCTGGACGAGCTGCGCTACTACCGCGAGGCCTTCATGGCCCCGTCGCCTGGCCCGGACGAGGCAGAAGCCAAGAAGATCGAGGCCGATATAGAGGCTACGAGTCTGCTCAACAAGTAGTACGTGGCACGAAAGGTGCTTTTCTCCTCAGTTAATATGTACTTAGCGGTGAAAAGCACCATTTCAGGCCGTTTTTGGTGCTTTTCCCACAGGTCGAGTGCCAGACTGAGGAGAAAAGCATCTTTTTGAGACGTTTTTAGTGCTTTTTCCACAGTTGGGGCATTGAATTGAGACAAAAAGCACCTTTTGGGTTTGATTGTGATGCTTTTACCTCGGCATAGGGCAGTGGATGGATAAGCGTTGATAGATGAAGGAGTAGTGGCATGAAGCAGGCGGAGGCGCTGACGATTCTTGACGCGGGGGCAAATGCGTTCATCACCGGTGCTCCCGGTGCTGGCAAGACCTACGTCTTGAACGAGTTCATTCGTTCCGCCCGCGCTCGTGGCGCTTCTGTTGCTGTTACGGCTTCCACCGGCATCGCGGCCACACACATCAACGGCCAAACCATCCATTCCTGGTCCGGTGTCGGCGTCTCACAGGTCATGACTCCGGAATTGCTGAAGCGGATTCGTTCGCGCCGCAAGCGCAAGATCGAGGCGGCCGATATTCTCGTCATCGATGAGGTCTCGATGCTGCCCGCGTGGCTCTTCGACATGGTCGACGACGTCTGCCGCGCGTTGCGGCACAGCCCCGAGCCGTTCGGCGGACTGCAAGTCGTGCTTTCCGGTGATTTCTTCCAGCTTCCGCCGGTCAAAAAATCATTCCGTCGTGATGATATGGCTCCGAGCCCAGAATTTCTGATGTCACGTCAGCGTTATGCCGATGCAGGAAAGGATGCCGACGGCTTTGTCACTGAATCGTTGGTCTGGGACGAGCTCAATCCCGTGGTCTGCTATTTGACCGAGCAACACCGTCAGGATGATGGTCAACTGCTCACCGTTCTTACCGATATCCGCGAAGGCGGCGTTACGCAGGAAGATCATGACGTTCTCGCGGACCGTCTTGGCAAATCGCCTGCCGCGGGGGAGGTGGCCGTCCATCTGTTCCCGGTCAACAAACAGGCCGACACATTGAACGACCTGCGGCTTTCGCAGATCCACGATGAAACGCACGACTATGTCGCCGAATCGGCGGGTCCGGCCAACCTGGTCAAAAGACTTAAGAAGAATATGCTCGCCCCCGAAAAGCTGGAGCTCAAAACCGGTGCGGCCGTGATGGCGCTGCGCAACGATGCCGACCACCAGTATGTCAACGGGTCCATCGGCAAGGTGGAGGGTTTTGTCTCAGAAGCGAAGGGTGGTTGGCCGATCGTCGCCTTTGAAAACGGCAACACCGTGACCATGAAGCAGGCTTCGTGGGACATGATGGATGGCGAGGCCGTGCTGGCCAGCGTCAAACAGGTGCCGTTGCGTTGCGCGTGGGCCATCACCATCCATAAGTCGCAGGGCATGACGCTCGACCGCGCCGTGATGAATTTGCGCCGTACTTTTGCGCCGGGCATGGGCTACGTCGCGCTTTCCCGTGTGGAAAACCTTGACGGCCTCTATCTCGATGACATCAGCGAACGAGCGTTCATGGTCTCGCCCGATGCCGTTTTGCTCGACGGCCAGCTGCGCGACAATTCCAAGGCCGCCTGTGCCCGTCTGGCCGAAGAAGGCAGCGATGCCTTCACCAAGCAGGCTTCCGGTCAGCTCGCCGGCGATACCGACGAATTCGCCCAGGACGAGCTCTTCTAGCTTTAGGATTCGAAACCGGGATCTTTAGGAAACCCCGGGATTTGATTGCCCAGGAAACCTTTGTCGTCGTTCTGGTTTGGGTTAGTCCTATTTATCGTCCATCTGGCTTTTTATTTGGTTGGTCTGGCTTGATTCGACTTGCCATCGGCAGCAGCTCTTTGAGTTTGACAGGTTTGGTCTAAGCGTCAGAATCACGAATACTGCAACGCACTGACTCGCTGCACTGTCAATCCGATGATTTGAGCGATATCCGCAAGCTTGAAGCCGCGTTTGCGTAATGAAGAAATCGTGCTGCGTGTCAACGTCGAAGCTTTTTCCTGTGCTTTCGCCGCTTCGTCCCGTGCCTCGTGCAATTCGTTGATCATCTCGTCGTCTCGTTCGTCTCCAAGCCGGATTTCAAGGTGGACAGAACCAACCGGCTTACCAAGCGCCTTCGCCGCGTCTCGAACCATGGAATCGACCTGGTCGAGGCGCCTGACTTGGGTAAAAAGTCCGGGACGTTCCGGAACTTCGATGGCCCACCATTTTCCGGAACGCGTCGCGATTGCAGTGACGTTATTGCTTGCCATCCAAGTTCCTTTCGAAATATCTGATGATGCTGTTTGCCGTGATTTCGTTGATTTCTCGGTGACGGGGAATCGTACTCTGTGTGCTCCCGATAACGACAATCGTATGATTGCCGCCTTCGCGGAACGTGATGTCGAGGTTATGCAGGCGAGCGATTTCCCATAATCGTCTTTCCAGCTTCTTACGTTTCACATTGTATTCCTTACCTATTGATATTTCAATTCAATAACTATTGAATTTTGATTTGCCTGTTTTCTTGGCACCGTTGGGTGGTTGATGGATTCGTGTTCCTTGTGCTATTCAAGGTAAAGCGTGAACATAGAAGGTAACAAGCCGGAACGGCTCCTGTGGTCGAACGTTCGAGGTCTCGGCGTGTTGTGGACACAATGTGCATGGCTGAACGCTTGTCCACATTCGTTTCGGTAACGCCGTCAATGTCGGCTCGCGCGAATAATTTAGGAACCATGACAAAAGCACTTCGTATGTCCACCCTGTTCCTGCGCACGCTGCGTGAGGACCCCGCCGACGCCGACGTCGATTCGGCGCGCCTGCTCCAGCGAGCCGGCTATATCCGCAAGGCCGCGCCCGGTATCTGGACCTGGCTGCCGCTCGGCCTGAACGTCCTTAACAAAATCGAGGCCGTGGTCCGTGAGGAAATGAACGGCATCGGCGGTCAGGAAGTCCATTTCCCGGCTCTGCTGCCCAAGGAGCCATATGAGGCGACGCATCGCTGGGAAGAGTATGGCGAGAACATTTTCCGCCTGAAGGACCGCCACGAGGCCGATTATCTGCTCGCCCCGACCCACGAGGAAATGTTCACCTTGCTCGTCAAGGACATGTATTCCTCTTATAAGGATCTGCCGGTAACGCTCTACCAGATTCAGACCAAGTACCGCGACGAATTCCGTCCGCGCGCCGGCCTCGTGCGTGGCCGCGAGTTCATTATGGAAGACGGTTACTCTTTCACCATCGACGAGGACGGGCTGAAGAAGGCCTACGTCGAGGAGCGCGACGCTTACGAGCGCATCTTCAAGCGTCTCGATCTGGGCTATATCATGGTCCACGCGGTTTCCGGTCCGATGGGCGGCTTCGAATCTCAGGAGTTCC
This genomic stretch from Bifidobacterium sp. ESL0690 harbors:
- a CDS encoding L-threonylcarbamoyladenylate synthase, translating into MSDVRAIDDESLTLAAKIVKDGGLVVLPTDTVYGVAASPFSAKAVSRIYEAKRRPRSKALQVLLSSVDDLDGLGLYLPVPLDRLSKAFLPGPFSPIAVAKVGSKLVTLREEMNGSKTQAVRVPDSEACLKTLRATGPLACSSANRSGGESPQTVQEAVAALGDDVDLYLDGGPTTSHVASTVVAADPNERDGISIVREGVISEVQVRSALMDAEGGSLNA
- a CDS encoding MraY family glycosyltransferase, whose translation is MRVYLFIAAIAGGATWLVTPLIRHLAIEIGAVGEVRARDVHTVPTPRMGGLAMLIGLTVAIVFASKMPFISGLFVGSYQAWVVLAGAVLICLLGVADDLWDLDWMLKLAGQLLISVFVAWGGVQIIFLPFGSLVTASPSISMAITAFLIVASINAVNFVDGLDGLASGIVAIGGIAFAVYSYVIARSTPSYASMATLLDVALVGICVGFLLHNWHPAKLFMGDSGSMLLGYMITCASIIMTGHLDPASVHTSLYLPAFMPILLPILVLFLPVLDMCLAIVRRLSKGQSPMHPDRMHLHHRMLRIGHSVQGAVLILWGWAALISFGSIMILFFRWQYVAIGMIIAAVILTICTMSPYLMRRWLELQKEEDPDVRNARHSRKHK
- the guaB gene encoding IMP dehydrogenase, which codes for MALNSQPDIQSSYNPLPPVFAKMGLAYDDVLLLPNETDVIPSHVDTTTHLTREITMKVPVLSAAMDTVTESDMAIAMARNGGIGVLHRNLSIDDQASQVDIVKRSESGMITDPLTVNPEATLADLDKLCGRFHISGLPVVDSDNKLLGIITNRDMRFIASEDYDKLKVKDVMTKDGLITGPANISREDAHDLLAKHKVEKLPLVDDEGKLAGLITVKDFVKTEQYPDATKDDQGRLRVAAGIGFLGDAWQRASALMEAGVDVLVVDTANGEAHLALDMIKRLKSDRAFNGVQIIGGNVATASGAQAMIDAGVDAVKVGVGPGSICTTRVVAGVGVPQLTAVYDAAQVCRAAGVPCIADGGIHYSGDIAKALVAGASTVMLGGALAGCDETPGEKVLLHGKQYKLYRGMGSLGAMAPRGKKSYSKDRYFQADVTSNDKVIPEGVEGEVPYRGSLNAVLYQMIGGLHQSMFYIGAHNIKEMAEKGRFIRITTAGLRESHPHDIVMTTEAPNYSGFHND
- the orn gene encoding oligoribonuclease, translated to MVNAQDDETYSAEDSRLIWIDCEMTGLDIFGGDELVEVSVVPTDFNLKVLDEGVDYVIKPSQKAVDHMGDFVRAMHTRSGLINEWETGLSLADAEKKVTEYVARFTPDGVKPLLAGNTIGSDKKFLDHFMPNFMSHLHYRSIDVSTIKELARRWYPAVYMNRPPKNGGHRALADIIESLDELRYYREAFMAPSPGPDEAEAKKIEADIEATSLLNK
- a CDS encoding PIF1 family DEAD/DEAH box helicase, whose product is MKQAEALTILDAGANAFITGAPGAGKTYVLNEFIRSARARGASVAVTASTGIAATHINGQTIHSWSGVGVSQVMTPELLKRIRSRRKRKIEAADILVIDEVSMLPAWLFDMVDDVCRALRHSPEPFGGLQVVLSGDFFQLPPVKKSFRRDDMAPSPEFLMSRQRYADAGKDADGFVTESLVWDELNPVVCYLTEQHRQDDGQLLTVLTDIREGGVTQEDHDVLADRLGKSPAAGEVAVHLFPVNKQADTLNDLRLSQIHDETHDYVAESAGPANLVKRLKKNMLAPEKLELKTGAAVMALRNDADHQYVNGSIGKVEGFVSEAKGGWPIVAFENGNTVTMKQASWDMMDGEAVLASVKQVPLRCAWAITIHKSQGMTLDRAVMNLRRTFAPGMGYVALSRVENLDGLYLDDISERAFMVSPDAVLLDGQLRDNSKAACARLAEEGSDAFTKQASGQLAGDTDEFAQDELF
- a CDS encoding XRE family transcriptional regulator — translated: MASNNVTAIATRSGKWWAIEVPERPGLFTQVRRLDQVDSMVRDAAKALGKPVGSVHLEIRLGDERDDEMINELHEARDEAAKAQEKASTLTRSTISSLRKRGFKLADIAQIIGLTVQRVSALQYS